caagcTGCAGGGtaagggggtcggatgtacgcaaccTTACCCTAGTGTTAGCAACACAGAGAGACTAAACCATCAAAAACATAACCCCAGTGCCTCAGTGGCTCCTGCAAATTGCAGGGtaagggggtcggatgtacgcaatCTTACCCTAGTGTTAGCAACACAGAGAGACGAAACCATCAAAACCATAACCCCAGGCGCAAATTGCAGGGtaagggggtcggatgtacgcaatCTTACCCTAGTGTTAGCAACACGGAGAGACGAAACAATCAAAAACCCTAATCAATAAAAACTAAAAGACCAAATTTCGCATTTCATAAATAACTAATAACCCAATTTTGAAACAATCAAAACCCCTAAAATACCCAACTTTGCATATTATCATACAtaattaataacctaatttttaaACAATCAAAACCCTTGATTAACAACCCAGaacaattcaatcaacaaaagatGAAGAAATGCATACAATAAACAAGAAAAAATATCACATATGAAACTTAAGATTCTAATTAAAAATACCAAATTGTGAAAATGTGGCGCAAATCAAACCTGTGATTAAGATAAGTTGGAGATGTTCAACAATAGATGATGGAAATGTTGATCAATTAAAAAattgaaggaaaaaaaaaattgggaaattgggaattttgattttatttaGTTGGGTAATGTTGGTGAGACGGATTTGGTGCAGATTGATCGAAAATTTAGGAGGTGGAGAAAAATCCTTGGTTTTTACGAGATATCCTCACTATTTTTTCACATTCCcggattttgtgatttttttttttttgagataacGTGGACTACTTGTCACAACTCACAACGGAGTCAGTTTGGGTGGGTTTGGGTACGGTGAATTTGTGTCGAGtcattttaaattttattttggGTATGGTTAGATCATATTCGATTTATTTCGAAAGTTAAGTTGATAGGTGATTTTAGACGGGTTAATTCAGATTTCGGATCATATTCATGTTAAGCATTTTAAGGGTTCGGGTCAGCCTTATCGAGTCGGATCAGTTTTAAACTACTCGGTTTCATAAATGTACTTCTACTTCTACCGTTTCTGAAATATATCTTcaaacagctagtcttgcttgtgacgggctaatcccgtcacaagcttgtgacctctgagaggggacaaggtggggcaccccccatatGTTTTAACTATTATTGCTTTGATGGTTTATATGTCCGATATTAAACAATGTTCCGGTACAAACGTTGCATTTGGCCAAATTATACAAAGTATGtattttttttgtgaattttgtTGATAAATAAGATATTACGATACAATCGATGTTAGAACAGGTGATCGTAGGCACGCAACGTAAGGCATACCATGTCTCGCCTGGTTTATGAAGAGTTGAAGCACAATAGGATAACGCTGAAGACAAAAAGAATCGAAAGAGAGTAGAAAGTTATAAGGGGTGGTGAATTTCGAAGACTCAAACTTAAAACTTAAACAAACACTCCTTTTACATTATCACAAGTTTGATGCTCAGATTTAACTTAGATCTTACGATAAAATCCGCCTTGGTAACCGGATGAATTATATATAGTTGATGATGCaacggtcgataaaaattacgtATTACTCGTAAATAAGCGGGAAACAAGGAATAAAAATGAAGGATGCGAATCAGACAGGTTATCGTCTTTGCATGTTGGCTAGGCGACATGATCCTAACTTATCATATGCTTGCTTTGTTCCATACTTATGGATGGATGTGCATTATTGAGGTAGGCATCCTCTTCTTTaatcaaaatcaatttttaatGTGCCTAACTCctcatattactaattaattaattatcaaaatCATCAATTTTCATGATATGTACATGGTTCATTTAATGAACTGAATTTGTAAAACATTATTGTAATAACTACTATAATTTATGAACTAATTTTTTATAAAACATTATTGTAACGACTAGTATAATTTAAGGCTACATCTTCGTATAAATTAAGTTTGATTAAGTTTATTCAAGAATTTATATCCAAAATAACGGGGTCAAAGGTTTTTACTACACTTAACATCTTACATCCATAGAAGGTATACACCAAAGTGACCAAACTCACAAAAAGTGGGTATGATCCAGACTTGTCAAAACTGATTTTGTCCGAATGTCGACCCGCATCAACACATGAATTTTGGACCTCGAGATTAAGCCATTATTTGAATTACAGCACCTCATCTGACCAGTCTTGAATTACTAGCACACTAACCATGCATTATTTCTGAATCAGATCTGATCCAAATTAACCTGAACACTTGCAAACCTAAAATTACCCTACCTGATCAACACCCAACCTGATTTACTCATTTATCAAGTCTACTAGGAACTAATCCATGCATATATTCAGAGTAATCCATGCATATATTCAGAGTATTACTAAACTCAAGTCGCTAAGAACTCAAGAGGTTGGAAGTTCGATTCTTACATGCGATACAGTgcgctcaaaaaaaaaaaaaaaaaaaaaaaagtggctaACACGTCTCAAACGCCTAAATAACATTACAAAATAATCTAGAATGACGAAAATACCCCCAAAGCCCCCGACACCCATTGTGTGAAGCATCGAGGAAAATGCGGTGGAAGTAGCAGCAACCAAAGCAAACAAACCAGCTAGAACACTTGTGTTCATGAGTTGTCACCTCTCCTTCCAAGAACTCTCTTCTATCCCACACTTCCATGAGTTCCACTACCTATATTAACCCCCACAAATCTCTCACAACCTTCCCAAACTCCTCAAAATCCCATCTCATATCAAAAACCGTCTCAagttataaaaccgtcttattttcACATTTTCAGCCTCATCAAAATCCTATCAAATTCCACCACTATTCCCAACTACCATTTAAACCGTCTCACATTATAAAACAGTCTTATTCTCACAAGTCACAACCTCCTAAGACTCACCAAATCCTATCAAATTCCGTAACTAGTAAAAAAAAAACCCGTCTCACCCTGTATAACGATCTTATCCCACAGTCTCCCCAAAACTCACCATATTCTAAAGAATAAAAAACTATCTCACACTATAAAACAGTCTTATTCTTACACGCTCTCCAAAACTTGTCAAATCCTATCAAATTTCCGCGATTATTCCTAGCCAGTACAAAACCCGTCTCACACTGTAAAACGGTCTTACTATCACAACCTTCCCAAAGTCCTTAAATCCTAACCAATAAAAAAACCGTCCCACACCGTAAAACGATCTTGTTCTCACCATCTCCCCAAAACTCGTAAAATCGTAACAAATTCCCCATTATTCCAACTCTACCCCTACAATGGCAGCTCCCAATTTCGAAGACCACCTTCCAATAATGGCAAACAAGCTAGGAGGAGAAGGGCTAATTCAGGAATTATGTAAAGGGTTCGAGCTTTTGATGGATAAAGATAAAGGAGTTATAACATTGGAAAGTTTACGTCGAAATTCGGGTTTAATTGGATGTGATCAAATGACAGATGAAGAACTATTAAGTATGATTAAAGAAGGTGATTTAGATGGTGATTGTGCTCTTAATCAGTTGGAATTTTGTGTTTTAATGTTTAGATTAAGTCCTGATTTAATGGCGGATTCAGAGTTCTTGCTTGAGCAAGCTTTGGTAGATGATCTCTAGACTATAGCTTAATAAAAATAattgtgtaagacggttttatataAGAAGTTTCTAAAACGGATACATTTGATTACAAAGTTCTTGCTTGAGCAAGCTTTGGTGGATGATCTATAAACTGTAACTCAGTAGAAATAattgtgtaagacggttttatataTAAGAAGTTTCTATTAATTGTAGCTCAGCAGAAATATTTGTCTAAGAAGGTTTTATATATAAGAAGTTTCTAAAACGGATATACTCCGTATTTGATAACAGAGTTATTGCTTGAGCAAGCTTTGGTGGATGATCTATAGACTTTAGCCGAGTAGAAATAattgtgtaagacggttttatataAGAAGTTTCTAAAACGAATACATTTGATAACAGAGTTCTTGGTTGAGCAAGCTTTGGTGGATGATCTATAAACGGTAGCTCACTAGAAATAattgtgtaagacggttttatataTAAGAAGTTTCTAAAACGGAACAGAGTTATTGCTTGCAGCAAGTTTTGGTGGATGATCTATAGACTTTAGCTCATAGAAAAAattgtgtaagacggttttatataAGAAGTTTCTAAAATGGATACATTTGATAACAGAGTTCTTGCTTGAGCAAGCTTTGGTGGATGATCTATAAACTCTAGCTCAGCAAAAATAAATGTCTAAGACGGTTTTATATATAAGAAGTTTCTAAAACGGATATACTCCGTATTTGATAACAGAGTTGTTGCTTGAGCAAGCTTTGGTGGATGATCTATAGACTTTAGCTCGTAGAAAAAATGGTGTAAGATGGTTTTATATAAGAAGTTTCTAAAACGGATACATTTGATAACAGAGTTCTTGGTTGAGCAAGCTTTGGTGGATGATCTATAAACTGTAGCTCAGCAGAAATGattgtgtaagacggttttatataTAAGAAGTTTCTAAAACGGATATACTCCGTATTTGATAACAGAGTTATTGCTTAAGCAAGCTTTGGTGGATGATCTATAGACTTTAGCCGAGTATAAATAATTgtgtaaaatggttttatatggtAAGGGGTTTCTAAAATGGATTTATTTAATAACGAGGTTTAATTACATGGGTTACGATATCTGTATATGTAAATCCGTTTTGCATAATGTTCGTGTACAACCTTACACCCAAATAATTGATAGAGTAGCTTAGAGCTTAGGCAttgttaagttttttttttttttttcaaccgtAAATAAAGAGTTATTATACAAATGATATttgactcatttggtcaaatgAGATGTTATGGCTTAGATAATTGTTGATTGATTAACCAACAAGGATATCGTCAATCAAATCACGATTCTTCTTTTCGATATAATTAATCATCTTGTTATTACGCAATCATCATTCGGTGTGGTTTAACCGAGTCATGAGGTCCCTTCTTGGGTATGTTATCGATTACTTCTCGTGTCAAATCGAGTTCGTGTTGGTTCACCAATTATTCATAATCTATCGAGACGATTTCAGACGTATTAGTTGAGTTAGGTAGAGGATATAACACTTTACAACCATAATAATCATGATATCAATGAAAAACATGTCATTGTCCAATTCTCAATTACATCATATCATAAAACCTAAAAATAATATTCTTATAAAAGATCGCACACTTTGCAAACATATTAAATATGAAGACCAATACAAATCGCAATTACTTGACTAACCACTTATGTAGATCTGCATAATTTCAAATTACAATTGTCAACGATGACGTTATCTCATTTTCCAATATTATTTAGAAGATCCGCATAAGTCCTTCTGAACACTAAGCGAGAATGGCTCCTCGTCGATGGCAAGTCATTGATTAATTTCAAACTTAGTATCTTCGAAAGCTAATATATCGCGCGAATATTTAGTTTGAACTTTCAAATAGTTAAAATACCAGTTGGGATTTTTGCTTGTATCATCATGACTTGACTCTAGTTTGCAAAGTTTATAATATGATATTTATCCAATGATATTGAAAGAGCGTAGGTGATTCTCTTAAATTAGTCGTATGATTCCCAATAATGAATTCTTTGAGAACTTATGCTACCGACTTTCTCCACGCCCCTCATTCGTCCATTCAATCGTAAATCAATCGATTCGATTATGTGGCCTTGAGCATATAACATGAATGTCCTCATTGTTAACATTGAAGAAACTAAAGTCTTTACTTCTTTTTATATTCTTTTTCACCCCTTCAATTGTAAAACAGTTTTAATAATATAGGCTATCTTATAAACTCTAAATTTTCAACTAGCTTTTTAACTAATTTTGCTAAACATTACTTAATTTCATATTCATAAGTTCGTTTAGTGTAGTTCAATCGGATTTATATAAACGCAAAAAAAAAGCAATCATATTTATATAAACCTGTCGAATTTTGCTTAGTTgaatttattttgaattttcacttcATATCCTATTACTTCATTTCAATTTAGAGTGTAATGACGGATCTTGGAGTAAACAATAAGAGGGTAGAAAATTAAAttattgattttgtggtaaataTTTAAGACTCAATCATTAAATTAGGGGGCCAATGactcaataaaataaaataaaattagggGCGTCGACTCATCATTTCACAATTATAAAAATTAGCGAGAACCAAACCCCTACTGACATAACTAAATGCTCCACTAATTCAGACTATTCCAATCCAAAAGAACGGACCAAAATCCCCTAATTCCTACCACAAAAATACAACAATCCCAAACGAAGAACCCGATCCCGACATAATTAAGATCGTCCATTAATTCAGAcggtttcagtccaaaagaacggACCAAAATCCCCCAATTCCAGTCCACAACAATCGCAAACTAAGAATCCGATCCCTCACTTTCCAACTCCACTCACAGTCACTCCATCATCCCTTGCGTTTACCCTCCGCATTCAACAATTCCGCCATTTTCACACACCTTACAGCATAATCTCCGTACAACAATGGCGGCAACACCAACAGCGATAGTAATACGGGTAGCATTAGACGGAAGCGGCGATTTCTGTAGTGTTCAAGACGCCATTGATGCAATTCCACTCGCTAACACGCGTCGTACTATCATTCGTCTGTCACCTGGGGTTTATAGACAGCCTGTTTATGTACCAAAGACTAAGAATTTCATCACTTTTGCTGGATTATCTCCTGAAGATACTGTTATTACTTGGAATAATACTGCTACTAGAATTGAGCATCATCAGGTTAATTCAattattcttcttcttattattattgttgcgTAATTACGGGTTTTGGCGTATTTTGAATTATTACtctctctgtcccggtcatttgttgtcctattccatttttggTATcagttaattgttgtcctttctattttaagaatgaacttgatgagtaatttgatcattcacactcaatttgttccacttgtcatttagtaactgccccccctcccctttccttgatctttgtgccaaaactaaaggacaacaattgactgagacggagggagtagttgtAACTTGTAAGTGATTAATTTGATTGAATTCGAGCAGTTGTGGAATTAAGGGGGTTAGCAAGGTGATCGCGCTCTAGGCAATGAAGAATTCAATATTTTTAGTTAATAATACTGCCAACAGAATTGAGCATTATCAGGTTAATTCAATTGTTGTTGCTGTGTAATTCCGGGTTTTGAGGTAGTTGTAATTATAGGTTGTGAGTGAATTATTTGGTTGAATTTGAAGTGGGTTATTTGTACTTTGTAGTGGTAGAACCAAGGGGGTTAGTAGGGGCGATCACCCTTTGGGCTACTGAAATTAAAACTTCTActtaaaatttttgatttttatagtcaagaaaccatctcaaccaacaGCTTAAGCTCATGGTTGGAGTCCCTGGATGATTTTATACTCTAACATGTTAATGTTATTGCAGAATTTCGGGTTTTTAGGTAGTAGTAATTATGGGTTGTAAGTGAATTATTTGGTTGAAGTTTGAATGAGTTATTTGCAGTGGCGGAACCAAGGGTGTTAGCAGGGTGATCACACTTGGGCAATGGAAAATTTGGAAATTTCAGTCAAAATTTTCGCtttttatgaatattattattgttgttgttgccatTCTGGGTTTTGAGGTTGTTTTAATTATGGGCTTTGAGTGAACTATTTGGTTGAAAACTTGAAATTGAATTGGGTTATATGCAGTGGTGGAACTAAGGGGGGCTAGCTAGCACTCTAGCAGGGGTGATCGCTCTCTGGTCCATGAAAAATTTAGAACttttagttcaatttttttttttccctgATATGATCGAATTCTTCTTATAGTTACAGAATTCTGGGTTTTGAGGTAGTTTTAGTTATGATGGATGTAAGTGAGTTATTTGGTTGGAGTTTGAATTGGGTAATTTAGAGTGGCGGAACTgagggggctagc
The Silene latifolia isolate original U9 population chromosome 11, ASM4854445v1, whole genome shotgun sequence genome window above contains:
- the LOC141610648 gene encoding calcium-binding protein KRP1-like, whose product is MAAPNFEDHLPIMANKLGGEGLIQELCKGFELLMDKDKGVITLESLRRNSGLIGCDQMTDEELLSMIKEGDLDGDCALNQLEFCVLMFRLSPDLMADSEFLLEQALVDDL